The genomic stretch CCACAACGCAGAAATGCAAGCTGCGGTATTCGATATCCTAGGTATCGATGCAGAAGAGCAACAATTGAAATTCGGCTTCCTATTGGACGCTCTAAAATTCGGTACGCCTCCACACGCTGGCCTTGCATTCGGTCTAGACCGTCTAGTCATGCTGCTATGTGGTACTGAGAACATCCGTGATGTTATCGCGTTCCCGAAAACAACAGCAGCGGCGTGTTTGCTAACAGATGCTCCAAGCATTGCAAACCCAGCGGCTCTAGAAGAACTAGCGATTGCGGTAACTGCAGCGAAAGCAAAAGACGCAGAATAAGCGCACAACAATTAAAGAAAAAACTCCCGCACCTGCGGGAGTTTTTGTTTTAATGGGATATATCCAAACGACTTAAGAATGCTTGGGTTTAGATTCTAATAAAAATAGCGAGTTATTTAGGACGCTTCATGTCAATTATTTTGGGTATTGACCCAGGTTCTCGTATTACCGGTTACGGCGTTATTCGCCAGCAAGGCCGTCATCTGCAATATCTTGGCAGTGGGTGTATTCGTACCTCAGAAAAAGAATTGCCAGGTCGGCTTAAGCAAATCTATGCCGGCGTTACGGAAATCATCACCCAGTTTCAACCAGACGTATTTGCAATTGAGCAAGTGTTCATGGCGAAAAATGCCGATTCTGCTCTAAAGCTAGGGCAGGCTCGCGGTAGTGCGATCGTTGCGGCGGTGAATGCGGATCTTCCTGTGTATGAGTATGCTGCCCGTCTTATTAAGCAAGCTGTAGTGGGGACTGGTGGTGCAGACAAAGTGCAAGTTCAGCACATGGTGCAGCACATGTTAAAATTACCTGCAAAGCCTCAAGCCGATGCCGCGGATGCACTCGGTGTGGCAATTTGTCATGCCAATACGAACAAGACCTTGGTTGCGCTCGCAGGTAAAGCAAGCAGTGCGAGAAAAGGGCGTTATCGCTAGACTCTCACCGTACTAAAAATGAGACACCTCAGACAGATTTAAGGAATAAATTTGTTGTAAAAATGTTGCAAAACTATAGTGGTCGGATGTCTAATAAGAAATCAATCAAGGAAGATTGAACATGAATCCAGCCACGCTGTGGCGCAGTGTATTTATGCCGCGCCAACCTCAATGGACGAGAACGCAACAACGTCAAGCTGACATCCTCTCTTTATTTACCTTCATCGCTTTTCTGGTCGGAATTTATAGCTTAATTAAGTGGTTCAAGCATGGACACGAAAGCTTGATCTTAACTTCTGTCATTCTGATTACTCTTGAGCTTATTTCCGCTTCTAGTCTCAAATGGTTTAAGCAACCTGCGTTATCACTTAACCTTGGTTTTGTCGGGATGTCGGTGCATGCACTCAATATCATTTATCAAAGTGGTGGTGTGGTTGATTCAACTCAAACTTATTGGGTGCCTTTGTTGGTTGTCGCTTTCTTCTTATCTGGCACTCGTCTTATCGCTATTGCTTGGAGTGGCGTGGTGATTGCCATTTCCGCCTTAATGACACATCAGCATGTTTCAGGTTTTGAGTTTCCTCAACTGGTATTATCGGAAGCTTCTCAGCGATTAGAAATTTGGTCTGGTACCGTATTGCCGCTGGTGGTGATTTGTATCGCTCAGGCATTTACTGCTAAGCAACGTGATGATGCGATTGAAAATGCCGAAGCAGCAAAAGTCGAAAGTGAACAAGTCGCCAAAAAAGCAACAGAAGGTGAACTGCATCTGGCTGAAGTATTGGAACAAGCTAATTTAAATTCGATAGAGCTGAAATCTGTTTCGCAAGCGCTTGATGAGCAATCGTCGCAGTTGGATGAGCAAGTCAATGCACTCAACGTGAATAGTGAATCTCAAGCAAGTGCGGCAGAGCAAATGAGCCAACAAGTACATCACATGGCCACAGGGATTGAAGAGTCGAGCAAGTTTGTGGAAGAGCTGCGAGAGAAGAGTGAAGACGTTCATCAACAAGCAGAGAAAAGCTCGGAATTGCTGGAGGATTCTACCCAAGCGATCGGCCAGATCATTACTAGCCATGAAGAAATCATGAAAGTGGCAGACTTGATTACCTCTGTCGCAGAGCAAACCAACTTGCTGGCTTTAAATGCGGCAATCGAAGCAGCGCGAGCTGGAGATCAGGGCAGAGGTTTTGCTGTGGTTGCCGAGCAAGTACGAGAGCTATCAGCGAAGAGTAGCCAGTCCGCTATTGAGATTCGACACTTACTTGATCGTAGTGAGCAAGAAGTGAAGCATGGTCAAGACGTGGTGACGTCAAGCACCGAGAGGATGAACAATATTATTCAGCAAGTGACGACGATATCTCATGACGTACAAAGTTTATCAAGCATTATGGCAACGCAAATGACAGCGCTAAAAGAACTTGATGAAGCGAGTAGCGAAGTGGCGAATGGTGTAGTGAATACAAAATCCATTGCCGAGATTGTGGCTCAATATGGCAAAGAGCTCAGCGGTCAAGTTGTTGCTGTCCGGACGCTCACACAACAACTTGATCAAGTTGTCTCAAAAATCTAACCCCACAGCATAAAGGACTGGATGTCTATCCAGTTCTTTATTATCCTGTCGCAAATTCATTTCCAAAGAGTATTTATAGTGATTGGACGTCTTCGCGGCATTTTGCTTGAAAAGCAACCACCTGAAGTTTTAATTGAAGTTAACGGCATTGGCTATGAAGTTCAGATGCCAATGAGCTGTTTCTACGAACTGCCAAATATCGGCGAAGAAGCGATTATTTATACTCATTTTGTTGTGCGTGAAGACGCGCAATTGCTTTACGGTTTTAATACAGTAAAAGAGCGTGCGCTATTCCGTGAAGTGATCAAAGCAAACGGCGTTGGCCCTAAACTTGGCTTAGGTATTCTTTCAGGCATGACAGCGAGCCAGTTCGTGTCTTGTGTAGAGCGTGAAGATGTTTCTACGCTTGTGAAGTTACCAGGTGTTGGTAAGAAAACCGCCGAGCGTTTGGTCGTTGAAATGAAAGACCGCTTAAAAGGTTGGGGAGCTGGCGACTTATTCACGCCGTTTACTGATGCCGCTCCTACTGACTCGGCTGCCGCTTCGTCAAATAGTGCAGAAGAAGAGGCGGTCAGCGCACTTCTTGCTCTAGGCTACAAGCCAACTCAAGCGTCGAAAGTAGTTTCTCAAATTGCTAAACCGGACATGAGCAGCGAGCAGCTGATCCGTGAAGCACTAAAATCAATGGTGTAACGGAAAGTTCAAGGTAACAGTATGATTGAAGCCGATCGTTTAATCGCTCCTGAAAATCCAGCGTTTCGTGATGAAGATGTTATTGACCGTGCTATTCGCCCTAAAAAGTTGGCGGATTACCAAGGTCAGGATCATGTCCGTGATCAGATGGAGATTTTCATCAAAGCGGCACAATTGCGTAGTGAGGCGTTAGACCACCTACTTATTTTTGGCCCTCCAGGTTTGGGTAAAACGACGTTGGCAAACATTGTTGCTAACGAGATGGAAGTGAACATCCGTACTACTTCTGGACCTGTTCTCGAAAAAGCAGGCGATTTGGCCGCGTTGTTGACCAACCTTGAGGAAAACGACGTGCTTTTCATTGATGAGATCCATCGTCTTAGCCCTATGGTCGAAGAGGTGCTGTATCCGGCAATGGAAGATTACCAATTGGACATCATGATTGGTGAAGGCCCGGCCGCACGTTCTATCAAAATTGATTTGCCACCATTCACATTGATTGGTGCAACGACGCGTGCGGGGTCTTTGACTTCTCCGCTGCGTGACCGTTTTGGTATTACTCAGCGTCTTGAGTACTACAAAGTGCAAGATCTACAGAACATTGTTCAACGCAGTGCAGATTGCCTAGGGTTGTCGATGGAGCCAGAAGGCGCGTTAGAAGTTGCTCGACGAGCTCGTGGTACGCCTCGTATTGCAAACCGTCTATTGCGCCGTGTCCGTGATTATGCAGAAGTGAAGGGCAACGGACATATTTGTGCCGATGTTGCTGACAAAGCGCTTAATATGTTGGATGTGGATGCTCAGGGCTTCGATTACATGGACCGCAAGCTTCTTCTCGCTATCATGGAGAAATTTGGTGGTGGTCCAGTTGGACTCGACAATATGGCTGCCGCTATTGGTGAAGAAAAAGACACCATTGAAGATGTGCTAGAACCATATTTGATTCAGCAAGGCTATTTACAACGCACTCCCCGAGGAAGAATCGCCACAGATCGTGCATATCTTCATTTCGGAATTGAAAAATAAGATTCTAAGGCTGAGCAAAAATGCTCAGCCTTTCACCATAAGTGACCAACCTCTCATTTATTGAATTTCTTCTAATACTAATTAGGTAAGAAAAAAGCACTGATTGTTAACTCGATGTTTGCATGCAACTGGTTAATTTCTCTCCTGATTACTCTCTCTTAACATACGCTTCTAATACGGGTTGATCTGGATCAATGTGATGGATTTTTGTGCAAATTCAGCGCATAAACATTGATGTATATCAAAGCGCATTCCGGCTATAAACCTTTTGAAACAATCTGTTTTTACAAGTAATATTAGCCCCAGCTATATTAGCTGATGCTTAACAATTAACTAACCAATGAAGCACATTTTTGCAACAAAGAGTTGTGATAATTCAACAATTTTCAAGTGTGAATAACACCTGGATATGGATTGCAATATGTAGAGAGTGTCATTCAGCCGACACATAGGAGTTACCATGATTGACGTAGTTGATCTATCGCGGTTGCAGTTTGCACTAACAGCGATGTATCACTTCCTATTCGTACCATTGACCCTTGGTATGGCCTTCCTTTTGGCCATTATGGAATCGATGTACGTAATGACGAACAAGCAAATCTACAAGGACATGACCAAGTTCTGGGGTAAGCTGTTCGGTATTAACTTTGCACTTGGTGTGGCTACCGGCCTTACCATGGAATTCCAGTTTGGTACTAACTGGTCGTACTACTCCCACTATGTAGGTGACATCTTTGGTGCGCCGCTGGCGATCGAAGCACTTGTCGCTTTCTTCCTGGAGTCAACTTTTGTTGGTCTATTCTTCTTCGGGTGGGATCGTCTATCTAAACGCCAACACTTAGCTGTTACTTGGCTTGTGGCGCTGGGCTCTAACTTCTCTGCTCTTTGGATTCTTATCGCAAACGGCTGGATGCAAAACCCAGTAGGCGCGGACTTCAACTTCGAAACCATGCGTATGGAAATGGTAAGCTTCTCTGAAGTTGTACTAAACCCAGTTGCTCAGGTTAAGTTCGTGCATACGGTTGCTTCTGGTTACACTTGTGGCGCAATGTTTATTCTAGGCATCAGTTCATACTACCTATTAAAAGGTCGTGATATTGCGTTTGCTCGTCGTTCATTTGCTATCGCTGCATCTTTCGGTATTGCTGCGATCCTATCAACCATCGTTCTTGGTGACGAATCTGGTTACGAGCTTGGTGAAGTTCAAAAAGTGAAGCTTGCTGCAATTGAAGCAGAATGGCACACAGAACCAGCTCCAGCAGCGTTTACGTTGTTTGGTGTTCCTAACCAAGAAACCATGCACACCGATTACGCAATCAAGATCCCTTACGTAATGGGTATCATCGCGACACGTTCTTTTGATGAGCAAGTGACAGGTCTTCGCGACCTTCGTGATGAGCACGTTGAGCGTATTCGTGGCGGTATGTACGCTTACGAACTTCTCGAGAAACTTCGTGCTGGTGACAAGTCAGAAGAAAACATGACTGCGTTTGATGAAGTGAAAGGTGACCTAGGTTACGGTCTACTTCTAAAACGCTACACAGACAATGTTGTTGATGCGACAGAAGAGCAAATTCAAGCTGCTGCGGATGATTCAATCCCAACAGTATGGCCACTATTCTGGTCATTCCGTATCATGGTTGCTTGTGGCTTCATCATGTTGTTCGTATTCGGTGCGGCATTTATCCAAACATGTCGTCAAAAAATCGAACAAAAACAATGGATTCTTAAAGCTGCACTATTGAGTATTCCACTTCCGTGGATTGCGATTGAAGCGGGTTGGTTCGTCGCTGAGTACGGTCGTCAACCATGGGCTGTTGGTGAAATTCTTCCTGTGCACGTTGCGGCTTCAGCATTGACTGCAGGTGAAATCTGGACGTCACTATTCGCAATCTTGGCGCTATACACGGTATTCCTGATTGCAGAAGTTTACCTAATGTTGAAATTCGCTCGTAAAGGTCCAAGCAGTCTGAAAACTGGCCGCTACCACTTTGAGCAAAACGCTGACTCTGTTGAAGACAAAGTTAGTCGCCAAGTAGAAGCGTAAGGTAAGGAGATAACAAGATGTTTGATTACGAAATCTTGCGACTCATCTGGTGGGTACTAATCGGTGTTCTACTAGTTGGTTTTGCAGTAACAGACGGTTTCGATATGGGTGTAGGCGCGCTTGTACCTATTATCGGTAAAAACGACACACAACGTCGTGTCATGATTAACTCAATTGCCCCTCACTGGGATGGTAACCAAGTTTGGCTTATCACTGCTGGTGGTGCATTGTTCGCCGCTTGGCCTTTGGTTTACGCAACGTCATTCTCAGGCTTCTACTTAGCAATGATCCTGACGCTAGCTGCACTTTGGCTTCGTCCTCTGGGCCTAGATTACCGCTCTAAGATCGAAGAGCCAAAATGGCGTAATACTTGGGATATCTGTATCTCAATCAGTGGTTTTGTTCCGCCAATCATCTTTGGTGTGGCGTTTGGTAACCTTCTACAAGGTGTTCCATTCCAATTGAGCGAGTTTTTGATGCCAACATACCATGGCTCATTCTTTGGTCTGCTAAACCCATTTGCTCTGCTTTGTGGTCTGGTTAGCTTGTCCATGATTTTGATGCAAGGTTCTACTTGGCTACAAATGAAAACAACGGGTGAAGTTCACACACGTGCTCGCAACGTTGCTCAAATCACGGGTCTACTAACAGTGGTTGCGTTTGTTGCTGCAGGTTTCTGGGTTCAAAACATTGACGGTTACGTGATTGTTGGTGGCATCGACACAAACGCAGCTTCTAACCCTCTAAACAAAGAGGTAATCCGTGAAGCTGGTGCGTGGATGATGAACTTTGAAAACTACCCACTACTATGGGCTGCTCCTGTACTAGGTGTTGCAATGCCGCTGCTTGCTGTATTGTCATCTCGTCTTGAAAAGTGTGCGATTTCGTTCATCACTTCAAGCCTAGGTGTTGCTGGCGTTATCTTTACTGCAGGTTTTGCGATGTTCCCATTCATCATGCCTTCAGATCTAATGCCAAGCCACAGTCTAACAATGTGGGATGCAACATCATCTGAGTTGACTCTGAACCTGATGACAGGCGTAGCGTTTGTTATGGTTCCAATCATCCTTGGTTACACGTCTTGGACTTACTACAAGATGTTTGGTCGCCTTGATGATCAGTACATTGAAGACAACAAAAACTCACTATACTAAGGAGCAATTACTATGTGGTATTTCGCATGGATTCTAGGTGTACTACTTGCTTGTGCATTCGGTATCATCAACGCTCTTTGGTTAGAGCACTCAGAAATGATGGACAAAGACAGTGAGTAATTTCGCTGACAAGGTAGCGAAGTTTCACGAACCAATGGATAAGACTCTGTTAAGAGTCTTATCCCTCATCCTTGGCTTTATGCACGTAGGATTGGTGATGTGGGATCCAGAAGCGTACCATCAAGCGATTGGTGGCTTTAACGCAGTGATCGCCCCGGCACTGATTTGGGCATTGTGCTCAAGTATGGTGTTCGGCGTAGGCTTCAAACCGAGAAATTGGTACTGGCAATTGTTGTTTAGCCCTTACTTCTCGTTAGCTATCTTAATTTATCTAACTGCGCTTTATTTCATGTAAATTGAATTACATTGCAATAAAGTTGGTTATTAAATCATCGAGTAAAAGCCGGGCAGTTTGTCTGGCTTTTATTTTTTCTACAAAAATCAAAAATATTCCTTCCGTTCAGTACCAATTGCTGTTGCTTCAGTTATAGTAACCACTTTAAAGAATTGAATATATTGGTACTCCCTTGCAAGGCACATCAAATCCCTTCCGCTGGCCGATCACCGTGTACTATGAAGACACCGATGCGGGCGGCGTTGTATATCATTCAAACTATTTAAAATTCTTTGAGCGCGCGCGTACTGAGATGTTGCGTGCAAAAGGCATTTCTCAACATGTGTTACTGGAACAAAATATTGGCTTTGTTGTCCGACACATGGATATCGATTTTAAACAAGGGGCGAGACTGGACGAACAGTTGACAGTATTAACCCGAGTGTCAGAAATAAAACGTGCGTCTTTGCAATTCTGTCAAGAGTTGGTCAATGATCAAGGCAAGATATTGTGCAAGGCCTTTGTTAAGGTAGCATGTATCGATAATAAGAAAATGAAACCAATAGCTATTCCAACATTTATCAATTCGGAGCTAATAAATAGTGACTGCTGATATTTCCATTTTAGATCTCTTTCTTCAGGCCAGTCTGTTGGTAAAACTTGTGATGCTGACATTGCTAGGCATGTCAATCGCGTCATGGGCAATGATCATCAAGCGTAGCAAAGTGCTTTCCCAAGCATCAAAAAATGCAGAGCAATTTGAAGACAAATTCTGGTCAGGTACAGACCTTTCCCAACTTTACCAAAAAGTGAAAGGGCGCAAAGACGAGATCGCAGGTACAGAAGAAATCTTCTACGCAGGTTTCACAGAATTTGCTCGTTTACGTAAGAGCAATGCGAACTCACCAGCATACATTATGGAAGGCACAGGTCGCGCGATGCGTGTTGCTGTTGCGCGTGAAGTTGATGAGCTTGAAACAAGCCTACCTTTCTTAGCAACTGTCGGTTCAATCAGCCCATACATTGGTTTGTTTGGTACTGTTTGGGGCATCATGCATGCGTTTATCGCACTGGGTGAAGTGAAACAAGCAACGCTTTCTATGGTTGCCCCAGGTATCGCAGAAGCGTTGATCGCGACTGCTATGGGTCTATTCGCAGCAATTCCTGCGGTAATGGCTTATAACCGACTAAGCAACAAAGTAAGTAAGCTGGAACATACTTACGCAACATTTTCAGAAGAATTCCACAGCATCCTTCATCGTCAAGCGATGGCTGGCCGAGACAGCGCGGATAAGGAATAAAGCATGGCGGGTTATCAACCTAAAAAGCGAAAAATGACGGCAGAGATTAACGTCGTTCCTTATATTGACGTAATGCTTGTGCTGTTAATTATTTTTATGGCGACCGCTCCGTTTGTAACTCAAGGCGTAGATGTCGATCTACCAAAGACATCAAATGCAACTCCTGCTCAAGAACTTGCAGGGGATACCGATAGCAGCTTCATCATCATTGAAATCGATCGTGACGGCAATTTAGGCCTAAGCGTGAACGATGAAGAAGTGCAACGTGGTCTTTCACTGCAAGATGTCATTGTTCGAGTTAAAGCAGAGCGTTCCATCAAACCTGATTCACCAGTCGCAGTAGGCGGCGATGCAGCGACGCCATACGCTGATGTTGTCCTTTTACTTGATGAATTGAGTCGTGCTGGAATCCCTAAAGTAGGGCTCCTGACCGATATTAGGGAATAAACGTCAATATTCATGAAAGACAAAAAGAAACAATCGAAAGAGTACACTAAACCGATAGTCATATCGGTAGGTCTGCATGCTCTCTTGGTAGCAGCATTGCTCTGGGGTACTGATTTTGCCATGACCAAACCTGAGCCAACTGGACAGATGGTTCAGGCTGTCGTGATAGACCCTAAACTGGTGCAACAACAAGCGAAAGAAATTCGTCAGCAGCGTGAAAGAGCGGCCAAAAAAGAGCAAGATCGTCTTGATAAATTAAGACGCGAGGCGGAGCAGCTTGAGAAAAACCGTAAGGCTGAAGAAGAACAAATTCGTAAGTTGAAAGAACAGCAAGCGAAAGATGCAAAAGCGGCCAGAGAAGCTGAAGCGGCTCGCAAGCAAAAAGAGCAGGAACGCAAAGCAGAAGAAGAACGAGTTCGCCAAGAAAAAGAGCGTGCAGCTAAACTTGAGAAAGAGCGTAAAGCGAAAGAAGAAGCTGTAC from Vibrio parahaemolyticus encodes the following:
- the ruvC gene encoding crossover junction endodeoxyribonuclease RuvC, with translation MSIILGIDPGSRITGYGVIRQQGRHLQYLGSGCIRTSEKELPGRLKQIYAGVTEIITQFQPDVFAIEQVFMAKNADSALKLGQARGSAIVAAVNADLPVYEYAARLIKQAVVGTGGADKVQVQHMVQHMLKLPAKPQADAADALGVAICHANTNKTLVALAGKASSARKGRYR
- a CDS encoding methyl-accepting chemotaxis protein — its product is MNPATLWRSVFMPRQPQWTRTQQRQADILSLFTFIAFLVGIYSLIKWFKHGHESLILTSVILITLELISASSLKWFKQPALSLNLGFVGMSVHALNIIYQSGGVVDSTQTYWVPLLVVAFFLSGTRLIAIAWSGVVIAISALMTHQHVSGFEFPQLVLSEASQRLEIWSGTVLPLVVICIAQAFTAKQRDDAIENAEAAKVESEQVAKKATEGELHLAEVLEQANLNSIELKSVSQALDEQSSQLDEQVNALNVNSESQASAAEQMSQQVHHMATGIEESSKFVEELREKSEDVHQQAEKSSELLEDSTQAIGQIITSHEEIMKVADLITSVAEQTNLLALNAAIEAARAGDQGRGFAVVAEQVRELSAKSSQSAIEIRHLLDRSEQEVKHGQDVVTSSTERMNNIIQQVTTISHDVQSLSSIMATQMTALKELDEASSEVANGVVNTKSIAEIVAQYGKELSGQVVAVRTLTQQLDQVVSKI
- the ruvA gene encoding Holliday junction branch migration protein RuvA, with protein sequence MIGRLRGILLEKQPPEVLIEVNGIGYEVQMPMSCFYELPNIGEEAIIYTHFVVREDAQLLYGFNTVKERALFREVIKANGVGPKLGLGILSGMTASQFVSCVEREDVSTLVKLPGVGKKTAERLVVEMKDRLKGWGAGDLFTPFTDAAPTDSAAASSNSAEEEAVSALLALGYKPTQASKVVSQIAKPDMSSEQLIREALKSMV
- the ruvB gene encoding Holliday junction branch migration DNA helicase RuvB encodes the protein MIEADRLIAPENPAFRDEDVIDRAIRPKKLADYQGQDHVRDQMEIFIKAAQLRSEALDHLLIFGPPGLGKTTLANIVANEMEVNIRTTSGPVLEKAGDLAALLTNLEENDVLFIDEIHRLSPMVEEVLYPAMEDYQLDIMIGEGPAARSIKIDLPPFTLIGATTRAGSLTSPLRDRFGITQRLEYYKVQDLQNIVQRSADCLGLSMEPEGALEVARRARGTPRIANRLLRRVRDYAEVKGNGHICADVADKALNMLDVDAQGFDYMDRKLLLAIMEKFGGGPVGLDNMAAAIGEEKDTIEDVLEPYLIQQGYLQRTPRGRIATDRAYLHFGIEK
- the cydA gene encoding cytochrome ubiquinol oxidase subunit I, with translation MIDVVDLSRLQFALTAMYHFLFVPLTLGMAFLLAIMESMYVMTNKQIYKDMTKFWGKLFGINFALGVATGLTMEFQFGTNWSYYSHYVGDIFGAPLAIEALVAFFLESTFVGLFFFGWDRLSKRQHLAVTWLVALGSNFSALWILIANGWMQNPVGADFNFETMRMEMVSFSEVVLNPVAQVKFVHTVASGYTCGAMFILGISSYYLLKGRDIAFARRSFAIAASFGIAAILSTIVLGDESGYELGEVQKVKLAAIEAEWHTEPAPAAFTLFGVPNQETMHTDYAIKIPYVMGIIATRSFDEQVTGLRDLRDEHVERIRGGMYAYELLEKLRAGDKSEENMTAFDEVKGDLGYGLLLKRYTDNVVDATEEQIQAAADDSIPTVWPLFWSFRIMVACGFIMLFVFGAAFIQTCRQKIEQKQWILKAALLSIPLPWIAIEAGWFVAEYGRQPWAVGEILPVHVAASALTAGEIWTSLFAILALYTVFLIAEVYLMLKFARKGPSSLKTGRYHFEQNADSVEDKVSRQVEA
- the cydB gene encoding cytochrome d ubiquinol oxidase subunit II, which translates into the protein MFDYEILRLIWWVLIGVLLVGFAVTDGFDMGVGALVPIIGKNDTQRRVMINSIAPHWDGNQVWLITAGGALFAAWPLVYATSFSGFYLAMILTLAALWLRPLGLDYRSKIEEPKWRNTWDICISISGFVPPIIFGVAFGNLLQGVPFQLSEFLMPTYHGSFFGLLNPFALLCGLVSLSMILMQGSTWLQMKTTGEVHTRARNVAQITGLLTVVAFVAAGFWVQNIDGYVIVGGIDTNAASNPLNKEVIREAGAWMMNFENYPLLWAAPVLGVAMPLLAVLSSRLEKCAISFITSSLGVAGVIFTAGFAMFPFIMPSDLMPSHSLTMWDATSSELTLNLMTGVAFVMVPIILGYTSWTYYKMFGRLDDQYIEDNKNSLY
- the cydX gene encoding cytochrome bd-I oxidase subunit CydX, which encodes MWYFAWILGVLLACAFGIINALWLEHSEMMDKDSE
- the ybgE gene encoding cyd operon protein YbgE; translated protein: MSNFADKVAKFHEPMDKTLLRVLSLILGFMHVGLVMWDPEAYHQAIGGFNAVIAPALIWALCSSMVFGVGFKPRNWYWQLLFSPYFSLAILIYLTALYFM
- the ybgC gene encoding tol-pal system-associated acyl-CoA thioesterase, giving the protein MQGTSNPFRWPITVYYEDTDAGGVVYHSNYLKFFERARTEMLRAKGISQHVLLEQNIGFVVRHMDIDFKQGARLDEQLTVLTRVSEIKRASLQFCQELVNDQGKILCKAFVKVACIDNKKMKPIAIPTFINSELINSDC
- the tolQ gene encoding protein TolQ, with translation MTADISILDLFLQASLLVKLVMLTLLGMSIASWAMIIKRSKVLSQASKNAEQFEDKFWSGTDLSQLYQKVKGRKDEIAGTEEIFYAGFTEFARLRKSNANSPAYIMEGTGRAMRVAVAREVDELETSLPFLATVGSISPYIGLFGTVWGIMHAFIALGEVKQATLSMVAPGIAEALIATAMGLFAAIPAVMAYNRLSNKVSKLEHTYATFSEEFHSILHRQAMAGRDSADKE
- a CDS encoding ExbD/TolR family protein encodes the protein MAGYQPKKRKMTAEINVVPYIDVMLVLLIIFMATAPFVTQGVDVDLPKTSNATPAQELAGDTDSSFIIIEIDRDGNLGLSVNDEEVQRGLSLQDVIVRVKAERSIKPDSPVAVGGDAATPYADVVLLLDELSRAGIPKVGLLTDIRE